The Clostridia bacterium genome includes a region encoding these proteins:
- a CDS encoding Arm DNA-binding domain-containing protein, with protein MAYISKRGSTWHVRYYVGKDPVTGKKIQRSKGGFRTKKEAERFEREVEASLDNNTYIEPSKITVKEYLEKWLEEYSINLSPTTVAGYTRNIKNHTIPYIGHIPLQELQPIHIQSMYNTLHFKTTP; from the coding sequence ATGGCATATATCAGTAAAAGGGGGTCTACGTGGCATGTAAGATATTATGTAGGGAAAGATCCTGTTACTGGTAAAAAGATACAGCGTTCTAAAGGGGGATTTAGAACTAAGAAAGAGGCTGAACGTTTTGAACGAGAAGTAGAGGCAAGTCTTGACAATAACACATATATTGAACCCTCTAAAATAACTGTTAAGGAATATCTGGAAAAATGGCTAGAAGAATATTCAATTAATTTATCTCCTACTACAGTAGCTGGATACACTAGAAATATAAAAAATCACACAATTCCTTATATAGGACATATACCTCTACAAGAACTTCAACCAATTCATATTCAATCAATGTACAATACTTTACATTTCAAAACAACCCCATGA
- a CDS encoding DUF3006 domain-containing protein, which yields MKVIIDRFEGDYAVVELPDMSTVDMSKQLLPEGAKEGDVISISIDIEETKNRKEKIEKLMDELWDK from the coding sequence ATGAAAGTTATCATCGATCGCTTTGAGGGTGACTATGCTGTAGTAGAACTGCCTGACATGTCTACAGTAGACATGTCTAAGCAGCTACTACCAGAAGGGGCAAAAGAAGGAGATGTAATATCTATATCGATAGATATAGAAGAGACTAAAAACAGAAAGGAAAAGATAGAAAAGCTAATGGACGAACTATGGGATAAATAG
- a CDS encoding ComEC/Rec2 family competence protein encodes MNKFFKYLPGFRSDKLWKKVIASAYYIMGILMLFADWTMGLFWLSSPFVFFSFIDLIHHKKKEKPLKKALIPFLLSFALMITGLAAEGPVKKEVAQKQQMELEEQARIEEQEKLEEERKLKEQEKLEEERKLKEEERKKAEEEAERKRLEEEKKKQEEAAKKVEGEMKVHYLDVGQGDSILIHTKDVAMLIDTGDRGYGAGIVNYIKAQGINKLDYLILTHPHADHIGGAVDVINAFDIDNIIMPKVSHTSQTFENLLTTIQSKGMKITTPNPGDEYKLGDAEFIILGPNSSSYDNLNNYSVVNKVIFGNTSFLFTGDAESQSESEILGGGLNLKADVLKVGHHGSDTSTTESFLKAVTPTHAVISCGKGNKYGHPDQSVLTRLGNYGIKVYRTDESGTIIITSDGENLTFNKDASSIKKNTPPKQKTEQKTKTEPKEQAEPEQKQEAKPTPPETDNVEEVYITNTGKKYHRGSCASLKKSKIPISLEKAKKDGYEPCKRCHPPQ; translated from the coding sequence TTGAATAAGTTTTTTAAATACTTGCCTGGCTTTCGAAGTGATAAGCTTTGGAAAAAAGTTATTGCTTCTGCATATTATATTATGGGGATACTTATGCTTTTTGCAGATTGGACAATGGGGTTGTTTTGGCTATCTAGTCCGTTTGTATTCTTTTCTTTTATCGACCTTATTCATCATAAGAAGAAAGAAAAGCCATTGAAAAAAGCATTAATTCCATTCTTGCTGTCATTTGCCTTAATGATAACAGGGTTAGCTGCTGAAGGTCCAGTTAAAAAGGAAGTAGCACAAAAACAACAAATGGAACTTGAAGAACAAGCAAGAATAGAAGAACAAGAGAAACTTGAGGAAGAGCGTAAATTAAAAGAACAAGAAAAGCTTGAAGAAGAACGTAAGCTGAAAGAAGAAGAAAGAAAGAAAGCTGAAGAAGAGGCAGAAAGGAAGCGTTTAGAAGAAGAAAAGAAAAAGCAAGAAGAGGCAGCCAAAAAAGTCGAGGGAGAAATGAAAGTACATTACCTTGACGTTGGACAAGGTGATAGTATACTCATACACACAAAAGATGTTGCTATGCTTATAGATACAGGTGATAGAGGTTATGGGGCTGGAATAGTGAATTACATCAAAGCTCAAGGCATAAACAAGCTAGATTATCTTATCTTGACACATCCTCATGCTGACCATATAGGTGGAGCTGTGGATGTCATAAACGCTTTTGATATAGATAATATTATAATGCCTAAGGTATCGCATACATCACAAACATTCGAGAATTTGCTAACAACAATACAGAGTAAAGGTATGAAAATTACTACACCAAACCCTGGGGATGAATACAAGCTTGGAGATGCCGAATTTATCATATTAGGACCTAATAGTTCAAGCTACGATAATCTAAATAACTATTCTGTAGTAAATAAAGTAATATTTGGCAATACGTCATTCTTGTTCACTGGAGACGCCGAATCGCAATCGGAAAGCGAAATACTTGGTGGAGGTCTCAATTTAAAAGCAGATGTGCTTAAAGTTGGACATCACGGTTCTGATACCTCTACGACGGAGAGCTTTTTGAAAGCAGTTACTCCCACACATGCCGTAATTAGCTGTGGCAAGGGCAATAAATATGGACACCCTGACCAATCTGTATTAACTAGACTAGGTAATTATGGTATCAAGGTGTATAGAACAGATGAATCTGGGACTATAATTATAACTAGTGATGGAGAAAATCTAACTTTTAATAAAGATGCTAGTTCAATAAAAAAGAACACACCACCTAAACAAAAAACAGAACAAAAGACAAAAACTGAACCCAAAGAACAAGCTGAACCTGAACAAAAACAAGAAGCAAAGCCAACACCTCCTGAAACTGATAATGTAGAGGAAGTGTATATCACAAATACTGGCAAAAAGTATCATCGTGGTAGTTGTGCCTCTCTCAAAAAAAGTAAGATACCTATTAGTTTAGAAAAGGCAAAAAAGGACGGTTATGAACCTTGTAAACGGTGCCATCCACCACAATAA